One segment of Campylobacter concisus ATCC 51562 DNA contains the following:
- the nrfD gene encoding NrfD/PsrC family molybdoenzyme membrane anchor subunit: protein MDGALNFTATFSHGVEWGWPIAVYLLLAGMSGGALIAAILLKHYKKQENFSPFFKAASLLAFISIMLGMVCLIADLEKPLLFWKILINYNFTSVMSIGVAGLCVFIPLSFLMCLYAFNDEISNFLAKSLKSFSTLFALIMKILIPLYPFLSRICLIFAVIICAYTGFLISVLIRFPLLNTAVLPALFIASGLSAGISGSSLVAAALFKEDPHSSDLHSLHSVEFSVLGAEILLILMLFVSLLLGSSYQQNAAIAFYSGVWANFFWLGVVLVGFIVPFVLNFAFGKKVASLKFSFYISSLAAVIGVLLLRVFILYAGQTYSI from the coding sequence ATGGATGGTGCATTAAATTTTACTGCAACATTTTCGCATGGAGTAGAGTGGGGCTGGCCGATCGCTGTTTATCTTTTGCTAGCTGGTATGAGTGGTGGAGCGCTAATCGCTGCTATACTTTTAAAACACTATAAAAAGCAAGAGAACTTTAGCCCATTTTTCAAGGCTGCTTCGCTTTTAGCATTTATTAGCATCATGCTTGGTATGGTTTGCTTGATAGCTGATCTTGAAAAGCCGCTTTTATTTTGGAAAATTTTGATTAATTATAATTTCACATCAGTTATGTCTATCGGTGTTGCTGGACTTTGTGTCTTTATACCGCTTAGCTTTTTGATGTGCCTTTATGCATTTAATGATGAGATTTCAAATTTCTTAGCCAAAAGTTTAAAATCCTTTAGCACTCTTTTTGCACTAATAATGAAAATTTTAATACCACTTTATCCATTTTTAAGTCGTATTTGTCTCATTTTTGCTGTAATAATTTGTGCTTATACTGGATTTTTGATCTCAGTTTTGATTAGATTCCCACTCTTAAACACAGCTGTGCTTCCAGCTTTATTTATAGCTTCAGGACTAAGTGCTGGCATAAGTGGCAGTAGCTTGGTCGCAGCCGCTTTATTTAAAGAAGATCCGCATTCAAGCGACCTTCATTCGCTTCACAGCGTAGAATTTAGCGTTTTGGGAGCTGAAATTTTACTCATTTTAATGCTTTTTGTATCGCTTTTACTTGGTTCAAGTTATCAGCAAAATGCAGCTATTGCTTTTTATAGTGGCGTTTGGGCAAATTTCTTTTGGCTTGGTGTTGTGCTAGTTGGCTTCATTGTGCCTTTTGTTTTAAATTTTGCATTTGGCAAAAAAGTAGCTAGCCTAAAATTTAGCTTTTATATCAGTTCATTAGCGGCTGTTATTGGTGTTTTACTGCTTAGGGTGTTTATACTTTATGCGGGACAAACTTATAGCATTTAA
- the pyrE gene encoding orotate phosphoribosyltransferase — MDLEKIYKEAGAYLEGHFLLSSGNHSQFYLQSAKVLEDPALAGKLADELARVIEKFDIKFDSVCSPALGGILAGYELARAAKKRFIFTERVEKVMSLRRGFEVKKGEKFIVCEDIITTGGSALEAAHVIESLGGEVVGFAALANRGFCKVTNLDNEAKPNAKLPSDKPFFALGNFEFEIYEPEHCPLCKNGSKAIKPGSRGN, encoded by the coding sequence ATGGATTTAGAGAAAATTTATAAAGAGGCTGGGGCATATTTAGAGGGGCATTTTTTACTAAGTAGTGGCAATCACTCGCAGTTTTATCTCCAAAGTGCAAAGGTGCTTGAAGACCCAGCTTTGGCTGGAAAGCTAGCTGATGAGCTTGCCCGTGTGATAGAGAAATTTGACATTAAATTTGATAGCGTTTGCTCGCCTGCACTTGGAGGAATTTTAGCTGGCTATGAGCTAGCTCGCGCAGCAAAGAAGCGTTTTATCTTTACAGAGCGAGTTGAAAAGGTAATGAGCCTTAGGCGCGGATTTGAAGTGAAAAAAGGTGAGAAATTTATCGTTTGTGAAGATATCATCACGACTGGCGGCTCAGCACTTGAAGCAGCGCACGTGATAGAGAGCCTTGGTGGTGAGGTAGTTGGCTTTGCAGCACTTGCGAATCGTGGCTTTTGTAAGGTTACAAATTTAGACAATGAGGCTAAGCCAAATGCTAAACTGCCAAGCGATAAGCCATTTTTTGCTTTAGGAAATTTTGAGTTTGAAATTTATGAGCCTGAGCATTGCCCACTTTGTAAAAATGGAAGCAAAGCGATCAAACCTGGAAGCAGAGGCAACTAA
- a CDS encoding Na+/H+ antiporter NhaC family protein gives MLIFNPVVFSILVMTILCLLRFNILLSILISALVAGVMYKHGFSGFESGIADGIDSLFTALKETTQSLISGMQGNLETSLSYILLGALAAAIANTNLTAILINALSKFLSSNKVIFILTIAFIACLSQNLIPVHIAFIPILIPPLLAIMNKMGIDRRAVACALTFGLQAPYVSLSVGFGLLFHNILKKELANNGITTSISDISSVMWIGGASMLIGLILAILFYGKKRDYKTSKFEKEELDEIERAKSLEMTKKEWAVLAGAVVAFGVQIYTELLPLGALLGLLVMVVFGGIEYKKVDKIMDNGLAMMGFIAFIMLVAAGYGTILRESGGIDELVKYASLVSGGKIGGAFLMLLIGLLVTMGIGTSFGTIPILASIYVPLCVSLGFGVPAIILLVGIAAALGDAGSPASDSTLGPTSGLNADGEHNHIYDTCVPTFIFFNIPLIIGGIVGAMILG, from the coding sequence ATGCTTATTTTTAACCCTGTTGTTTTTAGCATTTTGGTAATGACGATACTTTGTCTATTGCGTTTTAACATTTTGCTTTCTATCCTTATCTCTGCTCTTGTTGCGGGAGTAATGTATAAGCATGGATTTAGTGGATTTGAAAGTGGCATTGCAGATGGGATTGATAGCCTCTTTACAGCCCTAAAAGAGACTACACAAAGCCTCATAAGCGGTATGCAAGGCAATCTTGAAACATCGCTTAGTTATATTTTACTTGGTGCTTTAGCAGCCGCTATCGCAAATACAAATTTAACTGCTATCTTGATAAATGCTTTGAGTAAATTTCTTAGCTCAAATAAAGTGATTTTTATACTAACTATTGCATTTATAGCATGCTTATCTCAAAATTTAATCCCAGTTCACATAGCTTTTATACCTATTTTGATCCCGCCACTTCTTGCTATTATGAACAAAATGGGAATAGATAGACGTGCCGTAGCTTGTGCTTTGACATTTGGTCTTCAAGCACCTTATGTAAGCCTTAGCGTTGGCTTTGGTCTGCTTTTTCACAATATCTTAAAAAAAGAGCTAGCAAATAACGGCATAACCACATCTATTTCTGATATATCTTCTGTTATGTGGATAGGTGGTGCTTCTATGCTTATCGGACTTATCCTCGCCATACTTTTTTATGGTAAAAAAAGAGATTATAAAACTTCAAAATTTGAAAAAGAAGAGCTTGATGAGATCGAGCGCGCAAAAAGCCTTGAGATGACTAAAAAAGAGTGGGCGGTTTTAGCTGGTGCAGTTGTGGCTTTTGGTGTGCAAATTTATACTGAGCTACTACCTCTTGGTGCATTACTTGGACTTTTGGTTATGGTCGTTTTTGGCGGTATCGAATACAAAAAAGTAGATAAGATCATGGATAACGGCCTTGCTATGATGGGATTTATCGCTTTTATCATGCTAGTTGCTGCAGGTTATGGCACTATCCTAAGAGAGAGTGGCGGAATAGACGAGCTTGTAAAATACGCTAGCTTGGTATCTGGCGGCAAGATAGGCGGAGCATTTTTGATGCTTCTTATTGGTCTTCTCGTTACGATGGGTATAGGCACTAGCTTTGGTACGATACCTATTTTAGCTTCTATCTACGTGCCACTATGCGTTAGCCTTGGTTTTGGCGTACCAGCCATTATCTTGTTAGTTGGCATAGCTGCAGCTCTAGGAGATGCTGGAAGTCCTGCAAGCGATAGCACACTTGGGCCAACAAGCGGTCTAAATGCTGATGGTGAACACAACCACATATATGATACTTGTGTACCTACATTTATATTTTTTAACATACCACTCATCATCGGTGGCATCGTTGGAGCTATGATACTTGGATAA
- a CDS encoding FKBP-type peptidyl-prolyl cis-trans isomerase encodes MKNKVLKFTLLLSLSASGLLANVDSNESYAMGATSGGYVLKGLLEQKQIGISYDAEAVIKGFSDALKGELKLSDDEIAKLLNKRAENLDKIVKEKEAAILKENLKQGKAFMDKNAKNKNVKTTKSKLQYEILKSSKKGATPKQESIIIANYKASFIDGKVFDETKEAPAHLSMLNLIPGLEEGLMLMKEGDKFKFVIPPELAYGNSGMEGIPGGETIVFEIELVKVLKPGELAEAAKKIHEKELNEGIKKPH; translated from the coding sequence ATGAAAAATAAGGTTTTAAAATTTACGCTACTTCTTAGCCTAAGTGCTTCTGGTTTGCTTGCAAATGTAGATTCAAATGAGTCTTATGCTATGGGAGCAACAAGTGGTGGATATGTTTTAAAAGGGTTACTTGAACAAAAACAAATAGGCATTAGCTACGATGCTGAGGCCGTTATCAAAGGTTTTAGTGATGCACTAAAAGGAGAGCTAAAACTAAGCGATGATGAGATAGCAAAGCTACTAAACAAAAGAGCTGAAAATTTAGACAAGATAGTAAAAGAAAAAGAAGCCGCCATACTTAAAGAGAATTTAAAGCAAGGCAAGGCTTTTATGGATAAAAATGCAAAAAATAAAAATGTAAAAACGACAAAATCAAAATTGCAATATGAAATTTTAAAATCAAGCAAAAAGGGAGCGACTCCAAAACAAGAGAGTATCATCATAGCAAATTACAAAGCTAGCTTTATCGATGGTAAGGTCTTTGATGAGACAAAAGAGGCTCCAGCTCATCTTTCTATGCTAAATTTGATCCCAGGTCTTGAAGAGGGCTTAATGCTCATGAAAGAGGGCGATAAGTTTAAATTTGTTATCCCGCCAGAACTTGCGTATGGCAATAGCGGCATGGAGGGCATACCTGGAGGCGAGACTATTGTTTTTGAGATAGAGCTTGTTAAGGTCTTAAAGCCAGGTGAATTAGCCGAGGCTGCAAAGAAAATTCATGAAAAAGAACTAAATGAGGGCATTAAAAAGCCTCATTGA
- a CDS encoding 4Fe-4S dicluster domain-containing protein gives MQNQKNRRAFLKSMVVVAAGAGAASSGFAFKSEESVKKPHFGMIFDQNKCVGCTDCEIACRKVNLVPKGQMRLFIEDKTNPKNLLDKRFVRVSCQQCVDAPCVAVCPTKACHKDEKTGIQTTNIDDCIACKYCIVACPYDVRYIDKVTHSAQSCNFCVDTNLKDEKEPACVEACRYEAIVFGDLNDENSHISKLLAVKDSIRLRAELGTKPSLRYIPKVKMGV, from the coding sequence ATGCAAAATCAAAAAAATAGAAGAGCCTTTTTAAAAAGCATGGTAGTTGTGGCTGCTGGTGCTGGTGCGGCAAGTAGTGGTTTTGCTTTTAAGAGTGAAGAAAGTGTAAAAAAACCACACTTTGGTATGATATTTGACCAAAATAAATGTGTTGGCTGTACAGACTGCGAGATAGCTTGCAGAAAGGTAAATTTAGTCCCAAAAGGACAGATGAGACTTTTTATAGAAGATAAGACTAATCCTAAAAATTTACTCGATAAAAGATTTGTAAGAGTATCTTGTCAGCAGTGTGTCGATGCGCCTTGTGTAGCTGTTTGTCCGACCAAGGCTTGTCATAAAGACGAAAAAACTGGCATACAAACTACAAATATAGATGATTGTATCGCCTGTAAATATTGCATCGTAGCCTGTCCATATGATGTGAGATATATCGATAAGGTTACGCACTCAGCTCAAAGCTGTAACTTTTGCGTAGATACAAATTTAAAGGACGAAAAAGAGCCAGCCTGCGTAGAAGCTTGTAGATATGAGGCAATCGTCTTTGGTGATCTTAACGATGAAAATTCGCACATAAGCAAGCTACTAGCTGTAAAAGATAGCATAAGGCTAAGAGCAGAGCTTGGCACAAAACCAAGCCTTAGATATATTCCTAAAGTAAAAATGGGGGTGTAA
- a CDS encoding DUF3365 domain-containing protein: MKYKFQLIVSVFIFVYLLISALVLNFYNNLAMKDAKKEAYYVLESINSVREYIAGVQRPLIEQLKRDGIIKEDFFDERLLSSSYISREIYNIQKKKYNLDFDYKLVAMAPLNKAHEPNEFEAQVLRGFKENKFSEFSKIIKDENGSQFFVGLPIRSQNTSCLACHNSESAPKQMLDRYEISNGKISEASEMMAMLSFKIPLRAIFSYHLKEVVIIMSAIAFVFGIFLLLVYKMHRRGEESKRQTEQLMIHQSRLASMGEMIGNISHQWKQPLAQISSALINLELYQERKKLDEAKIYEFIEETSKQINFMSETVDDFKNFFKPNTLKREFSVEEVVNQTIKILNASLKKYQIKIEIDIRENFTIFANFNEIIQILINIINNAKDAFKQSYVKPRVIKIYTFVKDNRKNLCVQNNAGAIKASFLKVIFEPHFSTKESGSGLGLYMSRLIASKNNALIFARNVDENSITFTISFENL, translated from the coding sequence GTGAAATATAAATTTCAGCTAATCGTTAGTGTTTTTATCTTTGTTTATCTCTTAATATCCGCACTTGTTTTAAATTTTTATAATAATCTTGCAATGAAAGATGCCAAAAAAGAGGCATATTATGTGCTTGAGAGTATAAATTCTGTAAGAGAGTACATTGCAGGCGTTCAGCGTCCGCTAATAGAGCAGCTAAAGCGTGATGGCATTATAAAAGAGGATTTTTTTGATGAGAGACTGCTCTCATCTTCATATATAAGCCGTGAAATTTATAATATCCAAAAGAAAAAATACAATCTTGACTTTGACTACAAGCTAGTCGCTATGGCACCTTTAAATAAAGCTCATGAGCCAAATGAATTTGAAGCGCAGGTATTAAGAGGCTTTAAAGAGAATAAATTTAGTGAGTTTTCAAAGATTATAAAAGATGAAAACGGCTCACAATTTTTTGTAGGGCTTCCTATAAGAAGTCAAAATACATCTTGCCTAGCCTGTCACAATAGCGAAAGTGCTCCAAAACAGATGTTGGATCGTTATGAAATTTCAAATGGAAAAATTTCTGAAGCAAGTGAGATGATGGCAATGCTATCTTTTAAAATACCGCTACGTGCCATTTTTTCTTACCATTTAAAAGAGGTTGTCATCATAATGAGCGCGATAGCCTTTGTATTTGGGATATTTTTGCTACTTGTTTATAAGATGCATAGGCGTGGCGAAGAGAGTAAAAGGCAGACCGAACAGCTAATGATACATCAAAGTCGCCTAGCCTCAATGGGCGAGATGATAGGCAATATCTCACATCAGTGGAAGCAGCCTTTAGCTCAAATCAGCTCAGCTTTAATAAATTTAGAACTCTATCAGGAGCGAAAAAAGCTTGATGAAGCAAAAATTTATGAGTTTATAGAAGAGACTAGCAAGCAGATAAATTTTATGTCTGAAACAGTTGATGATTTTAAAAACTTTTTTAAACCAAATACTTTAAAAAGGGAATTTAGTGTAGAGGAAGTGGTAAATCAGACTATAAAAATTCTAAACGCCTCACTTAAGAAATATCAAATTAAAATAGAGATAGATATAAGAGAAAATTTTACGATTTTTGCAAATTTTAATGAAATAATCCAAATTTTAATAAATATTATAAATAATGCAAAAGATGCATTTAAACAAAGCTATGTAAAGCCAAGAGTAATAAAAATTTATACTTTTGTAAAAGATAATCGTAAAAATTTATGCGTGCAAAATAATGCAGGAGCGATAAAAGCTTCGTTTTTAAAGGTTATCTTTGAGCCACACTTTAGCACAAAAGAGTCTGGTAGCGGGCTTGGTCTATATATGAGCCGGCTAATCGCTAGCAAAAATAACGCCCTAATCTTTGCTAGAAACGTAGATGAAAATAGTATTACATTTACAATTAGTTTCGAAAATTTATAA
- a CDS encoding multiheme c-type cytochrome: MRNLQKALAGLLMGVSIFASQACCEEHNMQMSDKARDVIANPKGTLQSRGVISLQDYVVEEQEMYNWLFKNHPIFTKYGGKTVGKMVVHDRGLEWLAEGHGFDMSKLSKRDGGKGYSSMMYRIPATSSLQFPNKFVGPEKCGECHPAQYEVWSRSRHATTMRFPGEHPEVNNNLTEPVFDKDTASILPKGITPDVIYATVGHLRTKMGYVDAWLLRGTYYVEGGLLRDGTGQIVAGGNQWQRTWALNLDDATVKKIKELVPEFPGTLEEYGDNGGYVRGLASYAAKHKKSMFFQANSSYCEVCHPVKFDFKSKAEFYAALGNAKELQKHTISKGVSCEECHGAGGHLDGATNFRTSNCERCHQRFNFSPDLARANPLNNGKLDLSLSSKFKSMGPGCGSEGSQSYFTAHYDKGMRCVTCHDPHDNTGPVVGDKSVTGMNYNSEQGYLSSFYTKPKIRKECKDCHETQAYIASKADTHKDNTCASCHMPFMMSCENFYAVQFQDNAGFDTQRRSHIWKIMVDPKEKSLVPGDAAKGPRDAKDWHFERDKNGHNYVDLMWACARTSWADKDMKDTKGCHSPVLSELKPTLHFKNQKQVYDEVMGWQTPVKNEFSEVKIGIEGLYSLLETKKLDASDKVRVYELIQNAQEIIDMVEKDGSWGMHGFKFTKQKLDASKEYIKEAQRILNKNL; encoded by the coding sequence ATGAGAAATCTACAAAAAGCCTTAGCTGGTTTGCTCATGGGTGTTAGCATCTTCGCTTCACAAGCCTGTTGCGAAGAGCATAATATGCAGATGTCCGATAAAGCACGTGATGTTATCGCAAATCCTAAAGGCACGCTGCAAAGTAGAGGTGTTATCTCCTTGCAAGACTACGTTGTAGAAGAGCAAGAGATGTATAACTGGTTATTTAAAAACCACCCTATTTTTACAAAGTATGGTGGTAAAACCGTCGGTAAAATGGTCGTTCACGACCGTGGCTTAGAGTGGCTTGCCGAGGGACATGGCTTTGATATGTCAAAGCTTAGTAAAAGAGATGGCGGTAAGGGCTATAGCTCTATGATGTATAGAATTCCAGCCACTTCATCACTTCAGTTTCCTAACAAATTTGTAGGACCAGAAAAGTGCGGTGAGTGTCACCCAGCCCAGTATGAAGTGTGGAGCAGATCTCGCCACGCAACTACTATGCGTTTCCCTGGTGAGCACCCAGAGGTTAATAACAACCTAACTGAGCCAGTATTTGACAAAGATACCGCTTCTATCCTTCCAAAAGGTATCACTCCAGATGTTATCTACGCAACTGTTGGTCACTTAAGAACAAAAATGGGCTACGTTGATGCATGGCTACTTCGTGGTACTTACTACGTTGAGGGCGGTTTGCTAAGAGATGGTACAGGTCAGATCGTAGCTGGTGGTAACCAATGGCAAAGAACATGGGCGTTAAATTTAGACGACGCTACTGTTAAAAAGATAAAAGAGCTTGTCCCAGAATTTCCTGGCACTCTTGAAGAGTACGGCGATAATGGCGGATATGTTAGAGGTCTTGCTTCATACGCCGCAAAACATAAAAAATCAATGTTCTTCCAAGCAAACTCATCATATTGTGAAGTTTGTCACCCGGTTAAATTCGATTTCAAATCAAAAGCAGAATTTTACGCAGCACTTGGTAATGCCAAAGAGCTTCAAAAACACACTATCTCAAAAGGTGTAAGCTGTGAGGAGTGCCACGGAGCTGGCGGTCACCTTGATGGGGCTACAAATTTTAGAACATCAAACTGCGAACGCTGCCACCAAAGATTTAACTTTAGTCCAGATCTAGCTCGTGCTAATCCTCTTAATAACGGTAAGCTTGATCTCTCACTTAGCTCTAAATTTAAATCAATGGGACCAGGATGTGGTTCTGAAGGTTCTCAATCATACTTTACAGCTCACTATGACAAAGGTATGAGATGTGTTACTTGCCACGATCCACACGATAACACAGGTCCAGTTGTAGGTGATAAGAGCGTAACTGGTATGAACTATAACTCAGAGCAAGGCTATCTAAGCTCATTCTATACTAAACCAAAGATTAGAAAAGAGTGTAAAGATTGCCACGAGACTCAAGCATATATCGCATCTAAAGCAGATACTCACAAAGATAACACTTGTGCATCTTGCCACATGCCATTTATGATGAGTTGTGAGAATTTCTACGCTGTTCAATTCCAAGACAACGCTGGCTTTGATACTCAAAGAAGATCTCACATCTGGAAGATCATGGTTGATCCAAAAGAGAAATCTCTAGTACCAGGTGATGCTGCTAAAGGTCCAAGAGATGCTAAAGATTGGCACTTTGAAAGAGATAAAAATGGCCATAACTACGTTGACTTGATGTGGGCGTGCGCTAGAACATCTTGGGCTGATAAAGATATGAAAGATACCAAAGGCTGCCACAGCCCAGTATTATCTGAGCTAAAACCAACACTTCACTTCAAAAACCAAAAACAAGTTTATGATGAAGTTATGGGATGGCAAACTCCAGTTAAGAATGAATTCTCTGAAGTTAAGATTGGTATCGAAGGACTTTACTCACTACTTGAGACTAAAAAACTTGATGCAAGTGATAAAGTAAGAGTTTATGAGCTTATCCAAAATGCTCAAGAGATCATCGATATGGTTGAAAAAGATGGTTCGTGGGGTATGCACGGATTTAAATTTACTAAACAAAAACTCGATGCATCAAAAGAGTATATAAAAGAAGCTCAAAGAATTTTGAATAAAAATTTATAG
- a CDS encoding response regulator transcription factor has protein sequence MQEYDILDVLSNKKVLCLEDEEVILKNICASLELFFAEVNGVTDGYDALELAMSDAYDVLVLDISVPNIDGLEIAKKVRTINQKIPIVILSSHIEQEYLWRAVELKITRYLAKPYDKKSFIKALEDVALELVGRKPTLRLNDELEYDFGKKVLYINGEISHLSKSESRLLEYFLNNKNQTITYEQIFDYIWEYEQPSKEAIKTIVKELRRKLGKDVIKNLYGVGYLCEI, from the coding sequence ATGCAAGAATATGATATTTTAGACGTTTTATCAAACAAAAAGGTCCTTTGCCTTGAAGATGAAGAGGTGATTTTAAAAAATATTTGTGCTTCTTTGGAGCTATTTTTTGCCGAAGTAAATGGCGTAACGGATGGCTATGATGCACTTGAGCTAGCGATGAGCGATGCTTATGATGTTTTGGTACTTGATATAAGCGTGCCAAATATCGATGGCCTAGAGATCGCTAAAAAAGTAAGAACTATAAATCAAAAAATTCCTATCGTGATCTTATCAAGCCACATCGAGCAAGAGTATTTGTGGAGAGCGGTTGAGCTAAAGATCACAAGATATCTTGCAAAGCCATATGATAAAAAGTCATTTATAAAAGCCCTAGAAGACGTTGCTTTAGAGCTTGTTGGACGCAAGCCGACTCTTAGGCTAAATGATGAATTAGAATACGATTTTGGCAAAAAAGTACTTTATATAAATGGTGAAATTTCTCATCTAAGTAAGAGTGAAAGTAGGCTTTTAGAGTATTTTTTAAACAACAAAAATCAAACTATAACTTATGAACAAATTTTTGATTATATTTGGGAGTATGAGCAGCCAAGCAAAGAGGCGATAAAGACGATCGTAAAAGAGCTTAGAAGGAAGCTTGGCAAAGATGTGATTAAAAATTTATACGGCGTAGGTTACCTTTGTGAAATATAA